A single genomic interval of Sceloporus undulatus isolate JIND9_A2432 ecotype Alabama chromosome 2, SceUnd_v1.1, whole genome shotgun sequence harbors:
- the MST1R gene encoding macrophage-stimulating protein receptor isoform X4 — MQCGWCGNSCTRQEECKGNWNQENCSPVLTDFHPRSAPLYGSTKVTLCGMGFQSRPYFSGTDIPLANPTDYWVTVGQRKCTVLFEESLANRYSQVPHWKDFVEVIVCTLTSEGKEKLQEPQEVTLIIAEKKGTPFYISGTSVLTGFLFMLPKITSIHPVYGPLAGGTEISIRGQNLLVGGTRKVMVNGLDCPLESRESQREEDVICITPPATHLSNTSVTVIIDGEQFVSPQHFWYREDPHIRDIFPNCSYDGSDIFIHGTNLDSVYNPKVQFESAGVMTNAKECKGPQTAKRLVCQGPAYSFENKANSVQGNLNILMDGVAVHKVFRIRYYPKPVIYTFKQEDKLYKLNQGQDEIAIRHEGLDALASCMPISMIVAGTDCHPSVLRNEVTCRIPKHLVIPLDGVPAKICVNGNCTDLGVVVVLSSFSPVAVALGTIVAVLFLCLLAFLLMKYFKKKKKTGTENLERLSSFNRGTPNIPLLPFSTGYMDAAAASPNRASSEARFGSVSYTGSSDGSVVPFMRVPSYSIKNFRPELLEEVKDVLIPEEQLVMHQDQIIGKGHFGSVYHGTYIDSSQREIRCAVKSLNRITDLDEVEEFLKEGILMKSFHHPHVLSLIGITLPKEGLPRVVLPYMKHGDLRHFIRSEERNPTVKDLIGFGLQVARGMEYLAQKKFVHRDLAARNCMLDETYTVKVADFGLARDVFDKEYYSIKRHRRAKLPVKWMALESLRTQKFTTKSDVWSFGVLMWELMTRGASPYPEVDPYDITRYLLQGRRLPHPEYCPDSLYSIMLNCWTPSPEERPSFSVLIEEVEHILSCLKGEHYINLNVTYVNLDQGQPFPPLISCDDELESSGLSEEECTVVT, encoded by the exons ATGCAATGTGGCTGGTGTGGAAATTCATGTACCCGTCAGGAAGAGTGCAAGGGAAACTGGAACCAGGAGAACTGCTCCCCTGTCCTCACAGAT TTTCACCCTAGAAGTGCACCACTTTATGGCAGCACTAAGGTGACTCTCTGTGGCATGGGATTTCAGTCACGTCCATATTTCTCTGGCACTGATATCCCACTGGCAAACCCCACTGATTACTGGGTTACAGTGGGCCAAAGGAAGTGCACTGTGCTGTTTGAAGAGAGCCTGGCAAACAG GTACAGCCAAGTGCCACACTGGAAGGATTTTGTTGAGGTTATTGTCTGCACTTTGACATCAGAGGGGAAAGAGAAGCTGCAGGAGCCTCAAGAGGTAACACTCATCATTGCTGAGAAGAAAGGGACCCCATTTTATATCAGTGGAACTTCAGTACTCACTGGCTTTCTATTTATG CTGCCAAAAATAACTTCCATTCACCCTGTGTATGGTCCATTGGCTGGAGGAACAGAGATCTCTATCCGAGGACAAAACCTCCTGGTGGGAGGCACAAGGAAGGTTATGGTTAATGGCCTAGATTGTCCCTTGGAGAGCAGAGAAAG ccagagagaagaaGACGTAATTTGCATCACTCCTCCTGCAACCCACCTATCCAACACTTCTGTGACTGTAATAATTGATGGGGAGCAGTTTGTTTCTCCACAGCACTTCTGGTATCGAGAAGACCCCCACATACGAGATATCTTCCCAAACTGCAGCTATGA cgGGTCAGATATTTTCATTCATGGCACCAATTTGGATTCAGTGTATAACCCCAAAGTACAATTTGAATCTGCAGGAGTAATGACCAATGCTAAA GAATGCAAAGGGCCTCAGACTGCAAAAAGACTGGTGTGTCAGGGTCCTGCCTACTCATTtgaaaacaaggcaaacagtgtaCAAGGGAACCTGAATATTTTGATGGATGGAGTTGCTGTGCACAAGGTGTTTCGTATCCGCTACTACCCCAAGCCAGTTATCTACACCTTCAAGCAGGAAGACAAATTGTACAAACTCAACCAAGGGCAGGATGAGATTGCGATCCGT CACGAAGGGTTGGATGCTCTGGCAAGTTGCATGCCAATCTCCATGATAGTGGCTGGCACAGATTGCCACCCCAGTGTGCTGAGGAATGAGGTGACGTGTCGAATCCCCAAACACCTTGTCATCCCTCTGGATGGTGTGCCAGCAAAG atTTGTGTCAATGGAAACTGCACAGACCTAGGTGTTGTGGTTGTGctgtcctccttctccccagtTGCTGTTGCCTTGGGGACCATTGTAGCTGTCCTGTTCCTCTGTCTCTTGGCATTTCTGCTcatgaaatactttaaaaagaagaagaagacag GAACTGAGAATTTAGAAAGACTTTCAAGCTTCAACAGGGGCACACCAAAcatccctctccttcctttcagCACTGGCTATATGGATGCTGCTG CAGCATCTCCAAACAGAGCCTCCTCTGAAGCACGGTTTGGAAGTGTCTCTTATACAGGGAGCAGTGATGGTTCTGTTGTGCCCTTCATGCGAGTGCCTTCTTACTCGATTAAAAATTTTCGTCCAGAGCTCTTGGAAGAGGTGAAGGATGTTCTAATCCCAGAAGAGCAGCTGGTCATGCATCAGGACCAGATCATTGGCAAAG GGCATTTTGGGAGTGTTTATCATGGAACATACATAGATTCATCTCAGAGAGAAATACGCTGCGCTGTTAAATCCCTGAACC GCATCACTGATTTGGATGAGGTGGAAGAGTTCTTGAAAGAGGGGATTCTGATGAAAAGCTTCCATCACCCTCATGTCCTCTCTCTCATTGGGATTACCCTTCCTAAAGAGGGTCTCCCTCGAGTAGTGCTACCATACATGAAGCATGGAGATCTGCGGCATTTCATCCGTTCTGAGGAGAGG AACCCTACTGTGAAGGATTTAATTGGCTTTGGGCTGCAAGTAGCTCGAGGCATGGAATATTTGGCCCAGAAGAAGTTTGTACACAGAGACCTTGCTGCTAGAAATTGCAT GTTGGATGAGACCTACACAGTAAAGGTGGCCGACTTTGGTCTAGCCAGAGATGTTTTTGATAAGGAGTATTACAGCATCAAGCGACATCGCAGAGCAAAGCTCCCTGTTAAATGGATGGCACTCGAGAGCTTGCGGACCCAAAAGTTTACCACAAAGTCTGATGTA TGGTCTTTTGGGGTGCTCATGTGGGAACTGATGACACGAGGGGCCTCTCCCTACCCTGAAGTAGACCCATATGATATCACCCGCTATTTATTGCAAGGAAGGAGGTTGCCCCATCCTGAATACTGTCCAGATTCTCT